A genomic segment from Verrucomicrobiia bacterium encodes:
- a CDS encoding alpha/beta hydrolase: protein MSAHDVSILFKGIKLQGALNLPDSSSGLVIFAHGSGSSRHSPRNQAVAKTLQHAGLGTLLVDLLTAEEEEAEAYTRHLRFNIPFLSERLVAITRWAADRATTRDIPIGFFGSSTGAAAALIASTQLRETIVAMVSRGGRPDLAAQALPNVTAATLLIVGKEDTSVLPLNEDAYTQLQCEKALRIVPGASHLFEEEGKLEIVAQMAAEWFANHFHPMRV, encoded by the coding sequence ATGAGCGCGCATGACGTATCCATCTTATTCAAAGGGATTAAACTCCAGGGAGCGTTGAACCTGCCGGACTCCAGTTCCGGGTTGGTGATCTTTGCACACGGAAGCGGCAGCAGCCGGCACAGTCCCCGGAATCAGGCTGTGGCGAAAACATTGCAACACGCGGGGCTCGGCACGTTGCTTGTCGATCTGTTGACAGCTGAGGAGGAGGAGGCCGAAGCCTACACACGACACCTGCGTTTCAATATTCCTTTCCTCTCGGAACGCCTCGTTGCCATTACCCGATGGGCTGCAGATCGCGCAACGACCCGCGACATTCCAATTGGTTTCTTTGGTTCCAGCACAGGCGCGGCGGCCGCATTGATCGCATCAACACAGCTGCGCGAAACGATTGTGGCGATGGTGTCGCGCGGCGGCCGGCCTGATCTCGCAGCGCAGGCTCTCCCGAATGTCACCGCCGCGACGTTGTTGATCGTCGGCAAGGAGGACACCTCGGTGCTGCCCTTGAACGAGGATGCGTACACACAGCTTCAGTGTGAGAAGGCGCTGAGGATCGTGCCGGGCGCAAGCCATCTGTTTGAGGAAGAAGGGAAGCTGGAGATTGTTGCGCAAATGGCTGCCGAATGGTTCGCCAATCACTTTCACCCAATGCGCGTTTGA
- a CDS encoding phosphoribosyltransferase: protein MGPLFQDRSDAGRFLAAKLAHHSSDPSLVVLALPRGGVPVAARVAEELNSPLDVFVVRKLGVPGYEELAMGAIASGGVRVLNEEIIQRLSIPSTAVEAVTQEEEHELQRAEAAFRGDRDPVDLEGRTVILVDDGLATGATMRAAVRALRLKKPAYITAAVPIGSRDTCDHFRAEVDELICGECPEPFFAVGTWYANFLPTTDDEVKQILNHAAHQRRVRRVQEQRSHAHASHED, encoded by the coding sequence ATGGGACCATTATTCCAGGACCGTTCCGATGCGGGCCGCTTCCTCGCGGCGAAACTTGCACACCATTCCAGCGACCCATCCCTCGTTGTGCTGGCGCTTCCACGTGGCGGAGTTCCCGTGGCTGCGCGTGTCGCTGAGGAACTGAACTCGCCATTGGATGTGTTCGTGGTGCGAAAATTAGGCGTGCCGGGCTATGAAGAGTTGGCCATGGGAGCGATCGCTTCGGGAGGCGTCCGGGTGTTGAATGAAGAAATCATCCAGCGGCTTTCCATCCCATCGACCGCTGTCGAAGCGGTAACGCAGGAGGAGGAACACGAATTGCAAAGGGCGGAAGCAGCGTTCCGCGGGGATCGGGATCCCGTGGACCTGGAAGGCCGCACTGTGATCCTGGTGGATGACGGGCTGGCTACCGGTGCGACGATGCGGGCCGCCGTCCGTGCACTACGGCTTAAGAAACCGGCCTACATCACGGCCGCTGTTCCGATTGGGTCCAGGGACACATGCGATCACTTTCGCGCGGAGGTGGATGAATTGATCTGCGGCGAGTGTCCTGAGCCATTCTTTGCCGTTGGAACGTGGTATGCGAATTTTCTTCCGACCACGGATGACGAAGTGAAGCAGATCCTCAATCATGCTGCGCATCAGAGACGCGTCCGCCGGGTTCAGGAGCAGCGTTCGCATGCACACGCCAGCCACGAGGACTAG
- a CDS encoding exodeoxyribonuclease VII small subunit: MSKSARPGDAGKNGNVPFEDALKKLESIVETMEAEELPLETLLARYEEGTQLARICQAKLAEADLKIQQLEKNAAGDMTLKPFESDQAES; the protein is encoded by the coding sequence ATGTCGAAGTCGGCCAGGCCCGGTGACGCGGGCAAAAACGGCAACGTTCCATTTGAAGACGCTTTGAAGAAGCTCGAGTCCATTGTGGAAACGATGGAAGCGGAAGAGCTTCCCTTGGAAACGTTGCTGGCGCGTTACGAAGAGGGCACGCAGCTGGCACGCATCTGCCAGGCGAAACTTGCCGAGGCAGACCTGAAAATTCAACAACTCGAAAAGAATGCGGCTGGCGATATGACGCTGAAGCCGTTTGAATCTGACCAAGCCGAAAGTTGA
- the dxs gene encoding 1-deoxy-D-xylulose-5-phosphate synthase yields MSRYLDTVDEPQHVKKLTLEQLRQLAEEIRYELITVLAKNGGHLGPNLGVVELTLALHHVFSTPRDKFVWDVSHQVYVHKLLTGRKSRFNTIRTTDGLNGFALRTESPHDCYGAGHAGTALSAALGMCAARDKNGTDENVVCIFGDAALTNGISFEALNNISHTTKRFIGILNDNEWSIAKNVGAIATYLNKLITNPSYNKLAKEFQGFLRRLPKGEIALKLAHKAEEGFKGAINEVGLRQTGNALDADGRGGFGSAVLFEEMGVRYLGPIDGHDLPLLISTLEFAKTCDHPIVIHILTKKGKGYDAAIKSPEKFHGTGPYDIKTGDSPPAKLGAPPNYQDVMGQTLVKLCQKNSTLVGITAAMPSGTGMKHLEKAMPDRYYDVGIAEEHGVIFAAGMATMGLHPVVAIYSSFLQRAYDCIHHDVCLQDLPVIFCMDRAGLSANDGPTHHGIFDIAYLRCLPNVTAMAPKDEDELADMMFTATHHPHPAFIRYPRGAAEGVPIKEQPKLLEIGKAELLRNFSSNGKRKVALFGLGAMCGIARSAAAQLEAEGYDVALVNPRFTKPLDAGTHEFFGKAADLVVTLEDHVLMGGYGSAVLELFSELGLSTPVVRIGWPDQFVEHATTQDELRRKYGLTAEHAVARVKAQFGDVSVVSNLIEVA; encoded by the coding sequence ATGAGCCGATACCTGGACACGGTGGATGAACCGCAGCACGTCAAGAAATTGACGCTCGAACAGCTCCGCCAGCTCGCCGAAGAAATCCGATACGAACTGATTACCGTTCTCGCAAAGAACGGGGGCCATCTGGGGCCGAACCTCGGCGTCGTCGAGCTTACCCTCGCGCTGCATCATGTATTCAGCACGCCGCGCGACAAATTCGTGTGGGATGTCAGCCACCAGGTATACGTCCATAAGCTGCTCACGGGACGGAAGAGCCGCTTCAACACGATCCGCACGACGGACGGGTTGAACGGGTTCGCGCTGCGGACGGAAAGCCCCCACGATTGTTACGGCGCGGGTCACGCGGGCACTGCGCTATCGGCCGCGCTCGGAATGTGCGCGGCGCGGGACAAGAACGGCACGGATGAAAACGTGGTCTGCATCTTTGGGGACGCGGCCCTTACCAATGGCATTTCGTTCGAGGCGCTGAACAACATTTCCCACACGACGAAGCGTTTCATCGGGATTCTTAATGACAACGAATGGAGCATTGCCAAGAACGTGGGGGCGATTGCCACGTACCTGAACAAGCTCATTACGAATCCGTCGTACAACAAGCTGGCGAAGGAATTTCAAGGGTTCCTGCGTCGCCTGCCCAAGGGCGAGATTGCACTCAAGCTCGCGCACAAGGCGGAGGAAGGCTTCAAAGGCGCCATCAATGAAGTAGGCCTGCGTCAAACGGGCAACGCGCTGGATGCAGATGGACGCGGCGGATTTGGCAGCGCTGTGCTGTTTGAGGAAATGGGCGTGCGTTACCTGGGGCCCATCGACGGGCACGATCTTCCGCTCCTGATCAGCACGCTGGAATTCGCGAAGACCTGCGATCATCCCATCGTCATCCATATTCTTACGAAGAAAGGCAAGGGATACGACGCAGCGATCAAGTCACCCGAAAAATTTCATGGCACAGGCCCTTACGACATCAAGACGGGTGACTCGCCGCCGGCGAAGCTTGGCGCACCGCCGAATTATCAGGATGTCATGGGGCAAACCCTCGTGAAGTTGTGCCAGAAAAACTCCACGCTGGTTGGAATCACGGCGGCAATGCCGAGCGGAACCGGGATGAAGCACCTGGAGAAGGCGATGCCGGATCGTTATTACGACGTGGGGATCGCCGAGGAACACGGGGTCATCTTTGCGGCGGGCATGGCGACGATGGGATTGCATCCAGTGGTGGCGATTTACTCGAGCTTCCTGCAGCGGGCCTACGACTGCATTCATCACGATGTCTGCCTGCAGGATCTGCCCGTGATTTTCTGCATGGACCGGGCTGGCTTGTCGGCTAACGACGGTCCAACGCATCACGGAATTTTCGACATCGCCTATCTGCGCTGCCTGCCGAACGTGACGGCGATGGCGCCGAAGGATGAGGATGAGCTCGCGGACATGATGTTCACGGCGACACATCATCCACACCCGGCATTCATTCGATATCCGCGTGGTGCGGCGGAGGGCGTGCCGATCAAGGAACAGCCGAAGCTCCTGGAAATTGGAAAGGCGGAACTGCTCCGCAATTTCTCAAGCAATGGCAAACGCAAGGTTGCGTTGTTTGGGCTGGGCGCCATGTGCGGCATTGCGCGTTCGGCCGCGGCGCAACTCGAAGCCGAAGGGTACGACGTCGCGCTAGTTAATCCCAGGTTCACGAAGCCGCTCGACGCAGGCACCCACGAGTTCTTCGGCAAGGCAGCCGACCTGGTCGTTACCCTTGAGGATCACGTCCTCATGGGCGGGTATGGATCCGCGGTGCTGGAGCTGTTCAGCGAACTCGGGCTTTCGACTCCTGTGGTGCGAATCGGCTGGCCCGATCAATTCGTCGAACACGCCACGACCCAGGATGAGCTTCGCCGAAAGTATGGCCTGACGGCCGAACATGCGGTCGCGCGTGTGAAGGCGCAGTTCGGCGACGTGTCAGTCGTGTCCAACCTGATCGAAGTGGCATAA
- a CDS encoding glycoside hydrolase family 43 protein yields MKTLKQTVVLCAAWLSLAVLQAAESGATNSAASQLPSASNLRLANIRVHDPFIVAHEPSKTYHLYTAIGRRSPVGRSGVVTYKSKDLLNWDGPHLVFTVPDGVWANPNDGVWAPEVHEYKGKFYLFCTLHNNAAVFSVPPESVRTNHLRGSVVAESDSPEGPFRLLKTSGPHPPTNFMTLDGTLFVDPEGQPWMVYAHEWIQVVDGTMEAIRLKEDLSDSIGEPIHLFKASDAPWINAEKVPSVRENRYVTDGPQFYRTKAGKLLMLWASYNRNGYVETLARSRTGTLKGPWEQLEPLVGNDSGHGMLFKTFDGQLMMVLHQPFGSPRTRAKLYEMEDTGDAVRVMRAREDLHGALQP; encoded by the coding sequence ATGAAGACGTTGAAGCAAACCGTTGTGCTCTGTGCGGCCTGGCTTTCGCTGGCTGTCCTCCAGGCGGCGGAGAGCGGCGCGACGAACTCCGCGGCTTCCCAGCTGCCTTCCGCCTCCAATCTTCGGCTTGCGAACATCCGGGTCCACGATCCCTTCATCGTCGCACACGAACCCAGCAAGACCTACCACCTCTACACAGCGATTGGCCGCCGTTCTCCCGTCGGCCGCTCGGGCGTGGTCACATATAAGAGCAAGGACCTGCTGAACTGGGACGGACCGCACTTGGTTTTCACGGTGCCTGATGGTGTATGGGCCAATCCAAACGACGGTGTTTGGGCGCCTGAGGTGCATGAATACAAGGGCAAGTTTTATCTGTTCTGCACGTTGCACAACAACGCGGCGGTCTTCTCAGTCCCGCCCGAATCGGTGCGAACGAACCACCTCCGCGGATCGGTGGTGGCGGAAAGTGATTCTCCCGAGGGACCGTTTCGCCTGCTGAAAACCAGCGGACCGCATCCGCCCACGAATTTCATGACCCTCGATGGAACGCTGTTCGTGGATCCTGAGGGGCAGCCCTGGATGGTGTATGCGCATGAATGGATTCAGGTTGTCGATGGAACGATGGAAGCCATTCGTTTGAAGGAGGACCTCTCCGATTCGATCGGCGAGCCCATTCATTTGTTCAAGGCTTCGGACGCGCCGTGGATCAACGCTGAGAAGGTGCCGAGCGTTCGCGAGAATCGTTACGTCACGGACGGGCCGCAGTTCTACCGGACGAAGGCTGGAAAACTCCTGATGCTTTGGGCGAGCTACAATCGGAACGGCTACGTCGAGACGCTCGCGCGTTCTAGGACGGGCACACTCAAGGGGCCTTGGGAGCAGCTCGAGCCGCTGGTCGGCAATGACAGTGGTCATGGCATGTTGTTCAAGACCTTCGACGGGCAGTTGATGATGGTGCTGCATCAACCCTTCGGCAGTCCGCGCACGCGCGCGAAACTGTACGAGATGGAAGACACTGGAGATGCAGTGCGTGTCATGCGCGCTCGAGAAGACCTGCATGGCGCGCTCCAGCCCTGA
- a CDS encoding TetR/AcrR family transcriptional regulator: MNCIETKTRILDVAEELFADNGFERVSIRDITEKAKVNLAAVNYHFGTKDELIAAVFERRIGPVNHARLEALSALEKSTGGRRVKVEEILEAVIRPTLTGCAKEGRHLTTFTRLMGRCLVETTHGLEELLKRQFDPLIRRMDALLLKALPHLSRAEIFWRRKFTFGVLHHWLLTRDRFVPADAGKVDTETQIQMLIAFVTAGFRTA, encoded by the coding sequence ATGAATTGCATCGAAACGAAGACCCGAATCCTGGATGTCGCCGAGGAATTGTTCGCCGACAACGGTTTCGAGCGTGTGTCGATCCGGGACATCACCGAAAAGGCGAAGGTGAACCTCGCTGCGGTTAACTATCATTTTGGCACCAAGGACGAGCTGATTGCCGCCGTGTTCGAGCGGCGTATCGGCCCGGTGAACCATGCACGATTGGAAGCGCTGAGTGCGCTGGAGAAGTCGACTGGCGGCAGGCGTGTGAAGGTGGAGGAGATCCTCGAGGCGGTGATTCGTCCGACGTTGACAGGCTGCGCGAAGGAGGGGAGGCATCTCACGACGTTTACGCGATTGATGGGACGCTGCCTCGTGGAGACCACGCATGGGCTTGAAGAGCTCTTGAAGAGGCAGTTCGACCCCTTGATTCGGCGCATGGATGCCCTGCTGCTCAAGGCGCTTCCTCACCTTTCGCGTGCCGAGATTTTCTGGCGCCGGAAATTTACATTCGGTGTTCTTCATCATTGGTTGCTGACGCGAGATCGCTTTGTTCCTGCCGATGCGGGCAAGGTCGATACCGAGACGCAGATCCAAATGCTGATCGCTTTTGTCACCGCCGGTTTTCGGACCGCCTGA
- a CDS encoding efflux RND transporter periplasmic adaptor subunit — protein sequence MKLIVRALGIFVPSIALAFLLPGCGRKSAAPAERPPAAVSVLTVETEPVKLTTELPGRINPVREAQVRARATGILLKRLFEEGANVKEGDVLFEIDPEPLQAELNSARAAHARAEAALKESAATVERYRDLVQINAISRQTFDEAQATLGQDEAELLAAKAGVRTAELNLSYAKVTAPISGRIGRAMVTEGALVSAVEATQLAVIRQLDPVYFDFTQSSTDLLRLRRSLEAGSSSSRPAQADVTLILDDGSTYDQTGRVLFSDVSVDPTTGMVTLRALVPNPGYFLLTGMFVRGQIVQRVISDAITVPQRTVTYGAGGGATVLVVTDENKVELRRIDVDRLVGNKVLVARGLKAGEKIIVEGSQKAPPGSVVAPVPFNSNGPTPVAEIPARAAVAAH from the coding sequence ATGAAACTGATTGTTCGTGCGCTGGGTATTTTTGTTCCATCGATCGCATTGGCGTTCCTGCTGCCGGGTTGCGGCAGGAAGTCAGCAGCTCCTGCTGAAAGGCCGCCCGCCGCGGTGTCCGTGCTGACGGTTGAAACCGAGCCCGTGAAGCTCACCACGGAATTGCCCGGCCGGATCAACCCTGTTCGCGAAGCGCAGGTCCGCGCCCGCGCCACGGGCATCCTGCTCAAGCGCCTGTTTGAGGAAGGCGCCAACGTGAAGGAAGGCGACGTCCTGTTTGAAATCGATCCTGAACCGTTGCAGGCGGAACTCAACAGCGCCCGCGCAGCCCATGCCCGCGCTGAGGCCGCGTTGAAGGAATCGGCCGCCACCGTCGAACGCTACCGCGACCTCGTGCAGATCAATGCCATCAGCAGGCAGACGTTTGACGAGGCGCAGGCGACTCTGGGACAGGATGAAGCCGAATTGCTGGCGGCGAAGGCCGGGGTTCGAACGGCTGAACTCAATCTTTCCTATGCGAAAGTCACGGCGCCAATTTCCGGGCGCATTGGGAGAGCGATGGTCACCGAAGGCGCGCTGGTCAGCGCCGTTGAAGCCACGCAACTCGCGGTGATCCGGCAGCTGGATCCGGTTTATTTCGACTTCACGCAGTCCAGCACTGACCTGCTGCGGCTGCGGCGTTCATTGGAAGCGGGTTCAAGCTCCTCCCGTCCGGCGCAAGCCGATGTGACGCTCATTCTCGACGACGGTTCGACCTATGACCAAACCGGGCGCGTGCTGTTCTCTGATGTGTCCGTCGATCCCACCACAGGAATGGTGACTCTCCGCGCGCTCGTTCCAAACCCGGGCTATTTCCTGCTGACGGGAATGTTCGTGCGCGGACAGATCGTGCAGCGCGTGATTTCGGATGCAATCACTGTTCCGCAACGGACTGTCACGTATGGAGCCGGCGGCGGCGCGACTGTTTTGGTGGTGACAGACGAAAACAAGGTGGAGTTGCGGCGGATCGATGTCGATCGGCTGGTTGGCAACAAGGTCCTCGTCGCGCGCGGCCTGAAAGCGGGCGAGAAGATCATCGTTGAAGGTTCGCAGAAAGCGCCTCCCGGATCGGTGGTCGCGCCCGTGCCATTCAATTCCAACGGTCCCACCCCGGTTGCGGAAATCCCGGCCCGCGCGGCTGTAGCTGCGCATTAA